In one uncultured Methanobrevibacter sp. genomic region, the following are encoded:
- a CDS encoding Gar1/Naf1 family protein, which yields MKVLGNSLHIANSGKLIARSSKTPSPGGIVFNSDKTKIGKVSYVFGPTKNPYVSIKLFRSANLNKIKKNYGEKLFVSRPKSKKPRKRKVKTRNKK from the coding sequence ATGAAAGTTTTAGGAAATAGTTTGCACATTGCAAATTCTGGAAAATTAATAGCTAGATCATCTAAAACACCTAGTCCTGGTGGTATTGTTTTTAATAGCGATAAAACTAAAATAGGTAAGGTTAGCTATGTTTTTGGACCTACTAAGAATCCATATGTTTCAATTAAGTTATTTAGATCTGCTAATTTAAATAAAATTAAGAAAAACTATGGTGAAAAACTGTTTGTATCAAGACCAAAATCTAAAAAACCTAGGAAGAGGAAGGTGAAAACACGAAACAAAAAGTAA
- a CDS encoding RraA family protein yields MSITPKDLLHNKKDLNKNIAVENIDLSEVSIDDLVYNKKNYENYINLKSLLDCVSTCQISDAYNGISRRSGVIKELKPINKLRVWGRITTCVTNSDDWGTSALAIDESNYGDVLFIKTNNSDMSVWGELASTCAKKNGIKSTVIYGSVRDLDALYYMDYPIFACDYAPNAGSALGLGEINVDVDINGMTVCPGDFFYGDETGVVVIPQKLFKKVMIQTLAVKLKESNIIEDINQGKTLSQVVGLK; encoded by the coding sequence ATGTCAATAACCCCTAAAGATTTATTACATAATAAAAAAGATTTAAATAAAAATATTGCTGTAGAAAATATAGATTTAAGTGAAGTATCTATTGATGATTTGGTGTATAATAAGAAAAATTATGAAAATTATATTAACTTGAAATCTTTACTTGACTGTGTTTCTACTTGTCAAATTTCTGATGCGTATAATGGAATTTCAAGAAGATCTGGTGTTATTAAGGAATTAAAACCTATTAATAAATTAAGAGTTTGGGGTAGAATTACTACTTGTGTAACAAATTCTGATGATTGGGGAACCTCTGCATTAGCTATTGATGAATCTAATTATGGTGATGTATTATTTATTAAAACTAATAATTCAGACATGTCTGTGTGGGGAGAATTAGCATCAACTTGTGCTAAAAAGAATGGAATTAAATCTACTGTGATTTATGGTTCTGTTAGAGATTTAGATGCTCTTTATTATATGGATTATCCTATTTTTGCATGTGATTATGCTCCGAATGCAGGTTCTGCATTGGGTTTGGGTGAAATCAATGTTGATGTTGATATAAATGGCATGACTGTTTGTCCGGGAGATTTTTTTTATGGGGATGAAACTGGTGTTGTTGTTATTCCTCAAAAATTATTTAAAAAAGTCATGATACAAACATTAGCTGTTAAATTGAAGGAGTCTAATATTATTGAAGATATAAATCAGGGAAAAACATTATCTCAGGTAGTTGGGTTAAAATAG
- a CDS encoding transcription initiation factor IIB — MQGDVYDKDKQTVCPECGSTELIGDYERAEVVCAHCGLVIDENLVDMGPEWRAFDHEQRDKRTRVGAPITYTIHDKGLSTMIDWRNKDIYGRDIPARNRAQWYRLRKWQRKIRISGATERNLAFALSELDRDSSRLGLPRSVREAASVVYRSAVDNKLIRGRSIEGVVAASLYAACRRCNVPRTLDEIAEVSRVTKKEVGRTYRFLTRELNIKLPPTSPVDYVPRFASELGLSGEAQSRAIEIIEKAMEKGLTSGRGPTGVAAAALYIASVLLGERKTQRDVADIAGVTEVTIRNRYKELTEQLEMGVTL; from the coding sequence ATGCAAGGGGATGTTTATGATAAAGATAAACAAACCGTATGTCCAGAATGTGGATCCACAGAATTAATTGGTGATTATGAAAGGGCTGAAGTTGTTTGTGCTCACTGTGGATTAGTTATTGATGAAAATTTAGTGGACATGGGTCCTGAATGGAGGGCATTTGACCACGAACAAAGAGATAAACGTACTAGAGTTGGGGCTCCAATTACTTACACCATTCACGATAAAGGTTTAAGTACTATGATTGATTGGAGGAATAAAGATATTTATGGTCGTGATATTCCTGCAAGAAACAGAGCACAATGGTATAGATTAAGGAAATGGCAAAGAAAAATTAGGATTTCTGGTGCTACTGAACGTAATTTAGCATTTGCATTAAGTGAATTAGACAGAGATTCTTCAAGATTAGGTCTTCCAAGAAGTGTGAGGGAAGCTGCATCTGTAGTATATAGAAGTGCAGTAGATAATAAACTTATTCGTGGAAGGAGTATTGAAGGAGTAGTTGCTGCTTCTTTATATGCTGCTTGTAGACGTTGTAATGTTCCCCGTACTTTAGATGAAATAGCTGAAGTATCAAGAGTTACTAAAAAAGAAGTAGGTAGAACTTACAGGTTCCTTACACGGGAATTAAATATTAAATTACCACCAACTTCTCCAGTAGATTATGTGCCAAGATTCGCTAGTGAATTAGGATTATCTGGTGAAGCACAATCCAGAGCTATTGAAATTATTGAAAAAGCTATGGAAAAAGGTTTAACTTCTGGAAGAGGTCCAACTGGTGTGGCTGCTGCTGCTTTGTATATTGCATCTGTTTTATTAGGTGAAAGAAAAACTCAAAGAGATGTAGCAGATATTGCTGGAGTTACTGAAGTAACTATAAGAAATAGGTACAAAGAATTAACTGAACAACTTGAAATGGGTGTAACATTATAA
- a CDS encoding MJ1255/VC2487 family glycosyltransferase, with protein sequence MILSIIIPTYNEEEYLPILLESIKQQDFNDYEIIVADANSKDNTVKIAEEYGCVVVEGGMPAVGRNNGAKVAKGEYLLFLDSDLKLTEDYLAKVIYEFKMERLGIAITQMKPLSKKTEDKILHDLANLFMISVEKIKPHGAGCYGIITKRKLHERCNGFNEELTFGEDTEYIERLAKKEKFKVLRNAKIGVSTRRLEEEGLTTLAKQYGKSTVNDFLGIRTDASDLNYGFNHEKEHISKHKLDKIAIESEKLTQLKNNYDESMQKLNSAKTYFKNSNKSDNRNKKIIFYCICGEGMGHAIRSSVIIDRIKEKYDIYIFSSDRAYNYLNKKFDNVYKIGGFNTVYINNKVSNIKTLINAIKRNPLNIKEGYEELYKKARKLSPDIIVTDFEIYATIVSKLLNIPLISLDNIHMITQTAIDYPPKHQGEMLKAKGVIKSYVIKPKIHILTSFFYPKIRPKKRAVLYPPVIREDILKLKPTTEDHIVVYQTSKESGKLVEQLKSLNEQFIVYGFNKDKIDENLRYKLFNEDEFYNDLASAKAVICNGGFTFISEAICLKKPIYSVPAIGNFEQTLNGFYVEKLGYGEYHEQMNPQKVEKFLKRLPKYQSNLSKVKKTNNDGIINELIYRIEKYSKKS encoded by the coding sequence ATGATTTTAAGCATTATTATACCTACATATAATGAAGAAGAATATCTTCCAATACTTTTAGAAAGTATTAAACAGCAAGATTTTAATGATTATGAAATAATTGTTGCTGATGCAAATTCTAAAGATAATACTGTTAAAATAGCTGAAGAATATGGGTGTGTTGTAGTTGAAGGAGGTATGCCTGCTGTAGGTAGAAATAATGGTGCTAAAGTAGCTAAAGGAGAATATTTATTATTTTTAGATTCTGATTTAAAACTTACTGAAGATTATCTTGCAAAAGTTATTTATGAATTTAAAATGGAAAGATTAGGAATAGCAATTACACAAATGAAACCTCTTTCTAAAAAAACAGAAGATAAAATATTACATGATTTAGCTAATTTATTCATGATTAGTGTTGAAAAAATTAAACCCCATGGTGCAGGTTGTTATGGGATAATAACTAAACGAAAGTTACATGAGCGTTGCAATGGATTTAATGAAGAATTAACATTTGGTGAAGACACTGAATATATTGAAAGATTAGCTAAAAAAGAAAAATTTAAAGTTTTAAGAAATGCTAAAATTGGAGTTTCTACAAGACGTCTTGAAGAAGAAGGTTTAACAACACTAGCTAAACAGTATGGTAAAAGTACTGTAAATGACTTTTTAGGTATCCGAACAGATGCATCAGATTTAAATTATGGTTTTAATCATGAAAAAGAACATATAAGCAAACATAAACTTGATAAAATTGCCATAGAATCTGAAAAATTAACTCAATTAAAAAATAATTATGATGAATCTATGCAAAAATTAAACTCTGCAAAAACCTATTTTAAGAATTCCAACAAATCAGACAATAGAAATAAAAAAATAATATTCTATTGCATTTGTGGTGAAGGAATGGGCCATGCTATTAGAAGTAGTGTAATAATTGATAGGATAAAAGAAAAATATGATATATACATATTCAGTAGTGACAGAGCATACAATTACTTAAATAAAAAATTTGATAATGTTTACAAAATAGGTGGATTTAATACTGTTTATATAAATAACAAAGTTAGCAACATAAAAACACTAATTAATGCAATTAAACGTAACCCACTTAATATTAAAGAAGGATATGAAGAATTATATAAAAAAGCAAGAAAACTATCTCCAGATATTATTGTTACTGATTTTGAAATTTATGCAACAATAGTTTCTAAACTTCTTAACATACCTTTAATTAGCTTAGATAATATCCATATGATTACACAAACTGCAATAGACTATCCTCCAAAACATCAAGGCGAAATGCTAAAAGCAAAAGGAGTTATTAAATCATATGTAATAAAACCTAAAATACATATTTTAACTAGTTTTTTTTATCCTAAAATTAGACCTAAAAAAAGAGCAGTACTTTATCCTCCAGTAATTCGTGAGGATATTTTAAAATTAAAACCTACCACTGAAGACCATATTGTTGTTTATCAAACAAGTAAAGAAAGTGGAAAACTAGTTGAACAATTAAAATCTCTTAATGAACAGTTCATTGTCTATGGGTTCAATAAGGATAAAATAGATGAAAATTTAAGATATAAATTATTTAATGAAGATGAATTTTATAATGATTTAGCTAGTGCAAAAGCAGTTATATGTAATGGAGGATTTACATTTATATCCGAAGCAATCTGTCTTAAAAAACCTATATATAGTGTTCCAGCTATTGGAAACTTTGAACAAACATTAAATGGATTTTATGTTGAAAAATTAGGCTACGGAGAATATCACGAGCAAATGAATCCTCAAAAAGTAGAAAAATTCTTAAAAAGACTTCCAAAATATCAAAGTAACTTATCTAAAGTTAAAAAAACAAATAATGATGGTATCATTAATGAGTTAATATACCGTATAGAAAAATATAGTAAAAAAAGTTAA
- a CDS encoding sulfite exporter TauE/SafE family protein, whose translation MMFTLEYFIGLILIGVVAGFASGLLGVGGGFLIVPFQYFLLEYLGLNPSLAMLISLGTSLAIIIPTASSGAYRHLKVMDDILEPGIKLGLFGIVGGVIGGLIASILPTQILKIIFGCLLLFVAIRNLVLANKKDSKARIQFNIINIAVIGILVGISSGLLGIGGGIFLMVLLTSIFGFSMIKSIGISSIFISLTAIGGTVSYIISGWGINPFPFSLGYISLVNFIVIAMFSVPLAYYGAKIAHKLPEKRLKQVFGLVVLYISLKMLGILP comes from the coding sequence ATAATGTTTACATTAGAATATTTTATTGGTTTAATTTTAATTGGTGTTGTTGCTGGATTTGCATCTGGTCTTTTAGGTGTGGGTGGTGGATTTTTAATTGTCCCATTTCAGTATTTCTTATTGGAATACTTAGGCCTTAATCCTTCTTTAGCAATGCTCATATCTCTTGGAACTAGCTTGGCAATTATTATTCCAACGGCATCTAGTGGTGCATATAGACATTTAAAAGTTATGGATGATATTTTAGAACCTGGAATAAAATTAGGATTGTTTGGTATTGTTGGAGGGGTTATCGGTGGTTTAATAGCATCAATATTACCTACTCAGATATTAAAAATCATCTTTGGATGTTTATTATTATTTGTAGCTATTCGTAATTTGGTATTAGCTAATAAAAAAGATTCAAAAGCCAGAATTCAATTTAATATAATTAATATTGCAGTCATTGGTATCCTAGTTGGAATTTCTTCTGGTCTTTTAGGAATTGGTGGTGGAATATTTTTAATGGTGCTTTTAACTTCAATATTTGGATTTTCTATGATTAAATCAATTGGAATTTCTTCAATATTTATTAGTTTAACAGCTATTGGAGGAACAGTATCATATATAATTTCCGGTTGGGGAATTAATCCATTTCCATTTTCTTTAGGATATATAAGTCTAGTTAATTTTATAGTTATTGCAATGTTTTCAGTACCATTAGCTTATTATGGTGCTAAAATAGCACATAAATTACCTGAAAAAAGATTAAAACAAGTATTTGGTTTAGTTGTGTTGTATATTTCACTTAAAATGTTAGGAATTTTACCATGA
- the dnaG gene encoding DNA primase DnaG: MGKGEELTTTKYLIHAQINANGIVEKPDVVGAVFGQTEGLLSNDLDLRELQRTGRIGRIQVTIHSNSGRAKGEIVIPSSLDRVETAILAASLETINRVGPCEAEIHTIKVEDVRAVKREQVVNRAKEIYKNMIESASPASTRMIEEVREAMRIHEISEYGDDKLPAGPSIHTSDAIIVVEGRSDVLNLLKYGIKNTVAVEGVSVPQSIGDLSKKRTTTAFVDGDRGGELILKELLQIGDVDYITRAPKGKEVEDLEKDEVLIALRDKVPTAQFLATNNILNESNSKSNHKKHSNKHNKHTTTKHQQFENKTKQETDMIEEIPIEDDETKLMKDMLKEFEGSGCGAILDEALNMTQEVEVENIYEEIKNIENSADTVIFDGVISQRLVDVASLKGIKRLVAFKSMNIVKKPNNLKIITID; encoded by the coding sequence ATGGGAAAAGGAGAAGAATTAACTACAACAAAATACTTAATTCACGCACAAATTAATGCAAATGGAATTGTAGAAAAACCAGATGTTGTCGGTGCAGTATTTGGACAAACAGAAGGATTATTAAGTAATGATTTAGATTTAAGAGAACTTCAAAGAACTGGAAGAATTGGTAGAATCCAAGTAACCATACATTCCAACAGTGGAAGAGCAAAAGGAGAAATTGTAATTCCATCCAGTTTAGATAGAGTTGAAACAGCTATCCTAGCAGCATCACTTGAAACAATCAATCGTGTAGGACCTTGTGAAGCAGAAATTCACACAATAAAAGTTGAAGATGTTAGAGCAGTAAAAAGAGAACAAGTTGTAAATCGTGCAAAAGAAATTTACAAAAACATGATTGAAAGTGCTAGTCCAGCTAGTACAAGAATGATTGAAGAAGTAAGAGAAGCAATGCGTATCCATGAAATTTCAGAATATGGAGACGATAAATTACCTGCAGGTCCAAGTATACACACTTCAGATGCAATTATAGTTGTAGAAGGCCGTAGTGATGTTTTAAATTTACTTAAATATGGAATTAAAAATACAGTAGCAGTTGAAGGAGTAAGTGTTCCACAATCAATAGGTGATTTAAGTAAAAAAAGAACCACAACTGCATTTGTAGATGGTGATCGTGGTGGAGAACTTATCTTAAAAGAACTATTGCAAATAGGAGATGTTGATTATATTACACGCGCTCCAAAAGGTAAAGAAGTTGAAGATCTTGAAAAAGACGAAGTATTAATTGCACTAAGAGATAAAGTTCCTACAGCACAGTTCTTAGCTACCAACAACATATTAAATGAATCCAATAGCAAATCAAATCATAAAAAACATAGTAACAAACACAACAAACATACAACTACAAAACACCAACAATTTGAAAATAAAACCAAACAAGAAACAGATATGATTGAAGAGATTCCTATTGAAGATGATGAAACTAAATTAATGAAAGATATGTTAAAAGAATTTGAAGGTAGTGGGTGTGGAGCTATATTAGATGAAGCTTTAAACATGACCCAAGAAGTAGAAGTTGAAAATATCTATGAAGAAATTAAAAATATAGAAAACAGTGCAGATACTGTTATTTTTGATGGAGTTATAAGTCAAAGACTTGTAGATGTTGCTTCATTAAAAGGAATAAAAAGATTAGTAGCATTCAAATCTATGAACATAGTTAAAAAACCTAATAATTTAAAAATAATAACCATAGATTAA